TTATATGTGTGAACGGTCAGATTACGGGCATTTATCATATCTATCCAAGTTTCTCCTTCTGTGATAATTCCCAATACAAAGGCTTCTTTAAAAGCTAACCTTGGTGAGTTTACATGTATAATACCTTCAGATTCAAGATATAACTTCATTAATTTCCAAGCCAATTCATAGGTAAACTCAAAGCGCTGCATCACCCCGTCATAAAGCAAAGGATTGGATATATCTTCTTCCAATGCTTCCTTAAGTTTGTTTACCGCTTTTTTGTATTCTGCAAATTTTACTTTAAGTCTTTCCTGGCTCATATAGCCACCTCCTATGGCTTATTAACAAGCTCATTCTCTTTTTTCCGCAAATTGGCAAGGCCAAAAGTTACACTTCAAACTGCTTGGCCTACATTCTTGTAAGTATACCGTTATCTTCCGGCTTCTTGGCACCATAGGGAAAATCCACATATTTCCAAGCCCCATTGCCCCTTTAATCCCTCCCTTTGCACATAAAACCAGCACTTTGCTGACTGTGATATCCCATTTTTGGGGCAGCTTCTTTTGCTGTCATATACTCCATTATTTCACACCATATTGTATAATTATCCAAAGATATTATATTCGTAAATACGAATAATTTCAAGTAGAAATTGCTCATTTGCTCATTTGCTCATTTATTTGTTAAATTAAACATCTATCCTATTTCCTCAACCCCCGTAAAAAAAAAACGGATTTGGTAACTCAACTATAAATTTTTAGGGTGTAGGGTGTAACATAAGTAATTCA
This is a stretch of genomic DNA from Anaerobranca californiensis DSM 14826. It encodes these proteins:
- a CDS encoding nucleotidyltransferase substrate binding protein → MSQERLKVKFAEYKKAVNKLKEALEEDISNPLLYDGVMQRFEFTYELAWKLMKLYLESEGIIHVNSPRLAFKEAFVLGIITEGETWIDMINARNLTVHTYNEGMAKEIYDKVKDKYYPVFLAFADKMEENIK